In a single window of the Candidatus Tisiphia endosymbiont of Nemotelus nigrinus genome:
- a CDS encoding site-specific integrase has translation MTTTLFHCTNKAIKNKNPTGNIELHKTKIRRRFIGTKEAMSKFFEVINAEPNRKMADFFLIVLFTRARRGEVLSMRWQDINFEDMTWYNQSKKVHLVKDALTILAKRHKENNTESIWVFPNSNSSNHLQAPMKTWQKICQLAGIDGLMIHDLRMTHDIWMSKAGKDKERIWETLGYQDISTTKICDIMSLQVREVMETQKRENETRQRKIEELEQQIRELKYGQNTRAM, from the coding sequence ATGACAACCACTTTATTTCATTGTACTAACAAAGCTATAAAAAATAAGAATCCAACAGGAAATATTGAGCTACATAAAACAAAAATCAGGAGAAGATTTATCGGTACTAAAGAAGCAATGTCAAAGTTTTTTGAGGTAATTAATGCCGAGCCAAATAGGAAAATGGCAGATTTTTTCTTAATAGTGTTATTCACTAGAGCTAGGAGGGGTGAGGTTTTATCCATGAGATGGCAGGATATTAATTTTGAAGATATGACATGGTACAACCAGTCAAAAAAAGTTCATTTAGTAAAAGATGCCCTAACCATATTAGCAAAAAGGCATAAGGAGAATAACACTGAATCAATATGGGTATTTCCCAATAGTAACAGTAGTAATCATTTACAAGCACCTATGAAGACTTGGCAGAAAATTTGCCAATTAGCTGGTATTGACGGTTTAATGATTCATGACTTAAGAATGACGCATGATATTTGGATGAGTAAAGCTGGAAAGGACAAAGAGAGAATATGGGAAACTTTAGGGTATCAAGATATAAGTACAACCAAAATATGTGATATTATGAGCTTGCAAGTTAGGGAGGTTATGGAAACGCAGAAAAGGGAAAATGAAACACGACAACGGAAGATAGAAGAATTGGAACAACAGATAAGAGAGCTTAAATATGGGCAAAACACAAGGGCAATGTAA
- a CDS encoding DNA adenine methylase, whose translation MMATTKNKPLPFFNWVGGKRKLTDQLIKYVPDTFNNYYEPFLGGGALFFKIKDRCQQCFLSDINLELITSYNAVKKNPTAVSDLFATHKKQHSKKYYYRVQKRNDSNDPTSITARFLYLNKYSFMGMYRVNKSGKLCLSFSSKKYNSANIDKKLQQCSSFLSDASIYVTDFSFIEPKENDFVYFDPPYYQAGERFYTRLPFDKNEQIRLRNFVRELTNKGIKLMISNSNTDFIREIYQDFTINTIDTKYALTGQKEITRELVITNYVR comes from the coding sequence ATCATGGCTACTACTAAAAATAAGCCGTTACCATTTTTTAATTGGGTCGGCGGCAAAAGAAAACTCACTGATCAATTAATAAAATATGTTCCTGATACCTTCAATAATTATTATGAGCCTTTTCTTGGTGGTGGGGCATTATTCTTTAAAATAAAAGATAGGTGTCAGCAATGTTTTTTATCTGACATTAATTTAGAATTAATTACCAGCTACAATGCTGTAAAAAAGAATCCAACAGCAGTAAGTGATTTATTTGCAACCCATAAAAAACAACATTCAAAAAAATATTATTATCGCGTACAAAAACGCAATGACAGCAATGACCCGACTAGCATCACTGCTAGGTTTCTCTATTTAAATAAATATTCTTTCATGGGTATGTATCGAGTTAATAAGAGTGGTAAGCTTTGTTTGTCCTTTTCTTCTAAAAAATATAATAGTGCTAATATTGACAAGAAATTACAACAATGTAGTAGTTTTCTAAGTGATGCCTCAATTTACGTTACTGACTTTTCGTTTATCGAACCTAAAGAAAATGATTTTGTTTATTTTGACCCACCTTATTACCAAGCAGGGGAAAGATTTTATACTAGACTGCCCTTTGATAAGAATGAACAAATTAGACTTAGAAATTTCGTTAGAGAACTAACTAACAAAGGTATAAAATTAATGATTTCTAATAGTAACACTGACTTTATTAGAGAAATATACCAAGACTTCACCATAAATACTATTGACACCAAATACGCCCTAACCGGACAGAAGGAAATCACTAGAGAGCTTGTAATTACTAATTATGTAAGGTAA